Genomic window (Streptomyces sp. NBC_01431):
CGCAACGCTAGCGGGAGTTCGGCCGCGTCGAGTGCGGTGCGGGTGGCGAGGCCGAGCACCCGGGTCGGCGCGTCCACGAGGTCGTGGGCGTCCGCCCGCTCGGTCCAGGTGTCGCGGGCGCCCACCGCCGCGACCACCCGGGACAGTTCGGCGGCCGACAGTTCGGCAGGCGTACGCAGCAGGAACTCGTCCACCGTGCCGTCGGCGAGCGGATGCGTCTGGAGGGTGAGGATGTCCACGCGGTGGCCGGCCAGCGCGGTGCACAGCGCCGCGAGGCTGCCGGGCTCGTCCCGCACCGTCGTCCGCATCCGCCACAGCGCCGTCTCGCGGGGCGCGTTCTCGGCTGCGGTGTCGTCGGTGCTGGAGGCCCCCGTCGCACCGCCGCCGGTATCGACGGCGGGCGGCGCATGGCTGTGGCGGCGTGCCCACCACGTGTGGAACGCGGCCGTGGCGACCAGTGCCACGGCCGACACGATCAGGAGGAAGGGCCCCTTGGGGCCGTGTGCGACCAGGTTCGCGAGCCCGTCGGCGACGGCCACCGCCGTGAACACCGCGGCGAGTTCGACGAGGTCCCGCCGCCAGTGGTGTCGGCGGCGGGGGTGCTGGCCGGAGGTCATTGCCTGCATATCAGTCATGGCATCACTGTGACTCACCGGTGTTGCGTGATCACGAACGCTTTGTGACTGACGGGTTAAGTGTGCTTCTGATGCTCTTTTGGCTGTTTTCTACGGGCCGCTGGCCTGGACTGGCCGCTTCCGGTACCGGGCCCGTCCGCCCCGCCGTGGATCACTGGCCCACGAGACCGGGCCTCAGCGCCTGGCTGAAGAGTACCGACCCGCCCTGCGCCCTGCCGGAACGGGCGAACGCGGGCGCCGCGGCGACCGTTTCGCGCGGACCGTCCTAGGCCCATCGGCCCAGGGCCAAGGAACGATCGACCGGCCGATCTTCGTTGGTTAGGTTGCCGGTACGGGACGCCGACGGGGGCGGACCGGCAGACAGAGGGGGAGCGCATGCCCATCAGTGGCCGTTCGCACATCCGCATCGCCCGACCGTCCCGAGACCTGGCGGCGGCCGAGCGCTTCTGGGCCGGGGGGCTCGGCCTCAAGGTCGTCTACCGCGCCGAGGGCGGTGACGCGCCGGGCGAGCACTCGCTCCTGATGCTCGGTCGGCCGGACGCCGACTGGCATCTGGAACTGGTCCACGAGGCGAGCCGTCCGGTCGAACCGCGGCCGACCGAGGAGGACCTTCTGGTCATCTATCTGGACGACGACGTGCCCGACGAACTGGTGGGCCGCCTGGTGGAGCACGGCGGCACACGCGTCCGTTCGCCGAACCCGTACTGGAACGAATGGGGCGTGACCGTGGCCGACCCGGACGGATACCGGCTGGTGCTCTGCAAGCGCGGGTGGTCCAACGCGTGATGTGACAACTGCTTGACGCGGCGGCCCTCGCGACGCTTCCCGGCACGGCCGCCTGTCACGCCTGCCGCCGCCGCTACCCGACCGCTTCCGCCAGGAGACCGATCCCGTGCCTGATGTCGCCGGGTGCGACATGGGCGTACCCGAGGACCAGGGTCACACCCGGGCGGGGCGCTGACTCGGAGCCGTAGTCGGTGAGCGGTCGGACGGCGACGCCCGCGCGAGCCGCCCGTTCCAGGAACTCCGGCTCGGGACCGTACCGCTGGGGCAACCGGACGATGATGTGCAGTCCGGCCGCGATGCCACTGACCTCGGCACCGGGGAAGTGCCGGGCCAGCGCCGCCACCAGGACGTCCCGGCGCTCGCGGTAGGCGCGTTGGCAGCGGCGCAGCTGGCGGTCGTAGGCGCCGCTCGTGATGAAGTCGGCCAGCAGCGCCTGGTCGAGGGACGGGTTGCCGAGGTCCATGGTGCGCTTGCGCGCGACGACGGCCGCCGAGAGCGGCTCGGGTGCGAGCAGCCAGCCGAGCCGCAGCCCCGGAGCCAGTGACTTGCTCACCGAGCCGGTGTAGGCGACGTGTTCGGGGTCCAGGCCCTGGAGTGCGCCCACCGGCGCCCGGTCGTAGCGGAAGTCCCCGTCGTAGTCGTCCTCGACGACCACGCCGTCCACTGAGCGTGCCCAGTTGAGGAGTTGGGCGCGCCGGTCGGCGGAGTAGCCGATTCCGGACGGGAATTGATGGGCCGGAGTCGCAACCACCGCCCGCACCCCGCTCGCGCGCAGCGGCTCGGTGGCCAGACCTTCGGCGTCGAGCGGCAGGGGCAGGGTGCGCACTCCCGCGGACGCGAACAGCGCGCTGTGCTCGGGGCTCCCCGGATCCTCCACCCCGACCACGGTCACATCACGTTCGGCCAGGGCGAATCCGAGCAGGGTCATCGCCTGCGCCACCCCCGAGCACACCACGATCCGCTCCGGGTCCGCGACGACGCCGCGCCTGCGGGCGAGCAGCCCGGCCAGCGCGGTTCGCAGTTCCGGAATTCCGCGAGGGTCCGGATATCCCAGTGCCCGGTGCGGCAGCGTGCCGAGGACCCGCTTGTGCGCGGCCGCCCAAGCCGCCCTCGGGAACAGGGACAGATCCGGGGTCCCCGGCAGGAAGTCGGTCACCGCACCACAGGGCCTCGGCGCCAGATCACGGATCGGCGGATCCGGCGCGGCGCGCACCGCGGCACCCACCCAGGTTCCCGCCCCCCGGCCGCTGCGCAGATACCCCTCGGCGGTCAGCTGCTCATACGTCTCTGTCACCAAGCCGCGCGAAACCCCCAGATCGGCGGCGAGTTCACGGCTTGAGGGCAGCCGGGTACCCGCCGCGAGCCGCCCGGAACGCACCGACTCGCGCAGCGCCGATTGGAGCATCCGCCCGCGCTGCCGGGCCGGAGCCGCGGCGGCGGGCACCAGCAGCTCCCAGGCCGCGTTCCAGGCCGCCCGGCCTTCGCCCCGCGACGCATTGGCCCCCGATGACGTCATGGAAGTGGACCTTAAAGGGGGCCGCCGTGCTCCTTAGCGTCGACCCCATGCACCCCACGAACGTGACCCAGCTGCGCGGCGCGGCGCTCGCCGCACTCGCCTGCGTCCTGGTCGGCGGCTCCTTCACCGCCAACAGCCTCCTCGGCGACTACCCGTACGCGACCGGCCAGGCACTGCGGTACGCCCTCGCCCTGCTGCTGCTCCTGCCGCTGCTCGGCCGTGGTGGCACAGCCCCGCTGCGACGGCTCGGCGGGCGTGCGTGGGGGCGTCTCGCACTGCTCGCCGCGGTCGGGATGGTCGGCTTCAACCTGGCGGTGCTCGCCGCGGAACGCACCGCCGAACCGGCCGTTCCCGGCGTTTTCGTCGGCTGCGCGCCCGTCGTGGTGGCCGTGCTCGTACCGCTCCTCGACGGGCGTCGCCCCGCCCGGCCGGTGCTGTACGGGGCGCTGCTGGTGGCGGCGGGTGCCTTCACCGTGCAGGGCTGGGGCCGCACGGACCTGGCCGGAATCGCCTTCTCCGCCTTGGCCTTGCTCGGCGAGGTGGGCTTCGCCGTGCTCGCCGTTCCGGTCCTGCGACCGCTGGGTCCCAAGCTCCTGTCGGCGACCGTGTGCGCGGTCGCCGCCATCGAGTCGGCGTTGGCCGCCGTCGTCCTCAATGGCAGTGCGGCGCTGAAAGTTCCCGGTCCGGCCGAGGCCGCCGCGTTGCTGTGGCAGGCCGCGATCGTCACCGTCATCGGGTTCGTCTGCTGGTACAGCGGGATGCAGCGGATCGGCGCCGAGAAGGCGACGCTGTTCTCCGGCCTGATCCCGGTGGCGGCCGCCCTCACCGCACCCTTCGTCGGTACGGGTTCCTACGGCGTGGCCCAGGCTGTCGGCAGCGCACTGGTCGGCGCCGGAGTCGCCCTCGGGTCAGGCGTGTTGGGCCTGGGCCGGGGTGCTGGTTGCGACGGGGCGGCTCGTGTCCAGGATGACGCGCGCGACCAGGGCCGGGTCGTCGTTCATGGGTACGTGGCCGCAGCCGGGCAGGCGCACCAGGCGGGCGCCGGGGACGGCGTGCTTGGCGCGGACGCCTTGGCGGCGCAGCAGCAGCCGGTCCCTGCTGCCCCAGGCGACGGTCACCGCGACCCCGGGCACGTCGTCGGTGAACAGCACCTCGCGTCCGGCGGCCAGGGTCTGCTCGAAGCCGGGCGAGTGGCGCAGCGCGAGCGTCTCGGCGACGACGGACTCGGGTGAGCGGCGGCCGGGGCGGGCGTAGATGGTGCTGGTCAGCGCGGTACGACCGGCGGCCGTGCGCGACATCCGCTCGATGACCGGCACCGGCAGCGCCTGGGCCACCTGTCGCATGGTGCGCAGCATCGTGAACGCGTACTGCCGCTCGGCCGGCGTCCAGAAGCCCGCGGGGGAGAGCGCCGTCACGGACCGTACGAGCTTCTCGCGGCCCAGTTCCAGGGCGAGCAGTCCACCGAGGGAGTTGCCCGCGACATGCGGTCGGTCGATCTTGAGGGCCTGGCACAGTGCGGCGAGGAACGGAACGACCGTGGTGAGCCCGTAGGAGACGCCGTCCGGAAGACCGGGCGACGTACCGAAACCGGGCAGATCGATCGCGATCACGTCCCGCTCGGCGGCGAGCAGGTCGAAGACCGGGTCCCAGGCCTGCAGGTGGTGGCCTACGCCGTGGAGCAGCAGGAGCGGTTCGCCCGTGCCCTGCCTGCGGTAGGTGACGGAGACGGCGCGGCTCCCACGGGGAGTGTCGACCATGAACGAGACCTCTGCGGCCATGCTGCTGCTCCCTGTCCTGGGATCCACACTTAGACGTGCTGTCAGCAACAATTACCGTTCGGTAGCTTGGAGTTCAAGAGACGTGCCGGACAAGTCCTCGGCTGCTTGCGGGGGAATCGCGGTCCGCGGACGTCATCCTCAGAGGGCCCCCGCGTACGCCGCTCCCGGAAAAACGGGCAAATCCATCTACCTGGCCCGTGCGCCGCACAGCATCCTCACAGCGGCGCGAACGTCGCGTGAACGCTCTGCGGCAACCCCCGTGTTCGCTCCGTAACGGTACGAGGATTGGTCTTGACCAAGGGGGTGCGCAGCCCTATGGTCGCAGAGTTAGTGCAGGAACCTTTAATAAACAAGGGCACGGAAAGCCGCCGCGCACACGGCGATTGCGGAGGATCAGGGTGGGGACCACGCAGCTGGAATCGGTGCCGGAACCGAAGTACTGGCACCTCAAGACGGTACTCAGCGAGGCGCTCGACTCGGACTTCGCGGTGGGCGAGATCCTGCCCAACGAGCGTGATCTCGCGGCCCGGTTCGGCGTCGCGCGCGCCACCCTGAGGCAGGCTCTGGAACAGCTCGAACTCGAAGGCCGGCTCCAGCGCCGCCGCGGGGTCGGCACCACCGTCGCCCCGCCGCGCACGGCCGTCTCCGTCGCCACCGCGCGACACGACTGGCCCGGCGCCCCCGGAGACGACTGGCAGACCGCCGACGCGACGACCGCCGTGGCGCCCGCCGCCGTGAGCCGCCTCTTCGAGAGTGCGACCGGCGAGGAGATGCACACCGTCCGGCGGATCCGGGTGAGCCACGGCCAGGCCGTCGCGGCCGAACTCCTTCACGTCCCGGTCGCCTCGGTGCCCGAGCTCTCCGCCATCGACGCGCCCTCGGGCCCGGCCCGTGGCCGCGCCGTACTGCGC
Coding sequences:
- the pdxR gene encoding MocR-like pyridoxine biosynthesis transcription factor PdxR, whose product is MTSSGANASRGEGRAAWNAAWELLVPAAAAPARQRGRMLQSALRESVRSGRLAAGTRLPSSRELAADLGVSRGLVTETYEQLTAEGYLRSGRGAGTWVGAAVRAAPDPPIRDLAPRPCGAVTDFLPGTPDLSLFPRAAWAAAHKRVLGTLPHRALGYPDPRGIPELRTALAGLLARRRGVVADPERIVVCSGVAQAMTLLGFALAERDVTVVGVEDPGSPEHSALFASAGVRTLPLPLDAEGLATEPLRASGVRAVVATPAHQFPSGIGYSADRRAQLLNWARSVDGVVVEDDYDGDFRYDRAPVGALQGLDPEHVAYTGSVSKSLAPGLRLGWLLAPEPLSAAVVARKRTMDLGNPSLDQALLADFITSGAYDRQLRRCQRAYRERRDVLVAALARHFPGAEVSGIAAGLHIIVRLPQRYGPEPEFLERAARAGVAVRPLTDYGSESAPRPGVTLVLGYAHVAPGDIRHGIGLLAEAVG
- a CDS encoding VOC family protein, which translates into the protein MPISGRSHIRIARPSRDLAAAERFWAGGLGLKVVYRAEGGDAPGEHSLLMLGRPDADWHLELVHEASRPVEPRPTEEDLLVIYLDDDVPDELVGRLVEHGGTRVRSPNPYWNEWGVTVADPDGYRLVLCKRGWSNA
- a CDS encoding GntR family transcriptional regulator; the protein is MGTTQLESVPEPKYWHLKTVLSEALDSDFAVGEILPNERDLAARFGVARATLRQALEQLELEGRLQRRRGVGTTVAPPRTAVSVATARHDWPGAPGDDWQTADATTAVAPAAVSRLFESATGEEMHTVRRIRVSHGQAVAAELLHVPVASVPELSAIDAPSGPARGRAVLRELRRLELEGQDRAVELGSARADDAKELDRLPGAPVLVVTTRYFSAGRTAAVSVATYRADTCRLTFGDSGDLEISHPGQQRQAS
- a CDS encoding alpha/beta fold hydrolase; this translates as MAAEVSFMVDTPRGSRAVSVTYRRQGTGEPLLLLHGVGHHLQAWDPVFDLLAAERDVIAIDLPGFGTSPGLPDGVSYGLTTVVPFLAALCQALKIDRPHVAGNSLGGLLALELGREKLVRSVTALSPAGFWTPAERQYAFTMLRTMRQVAQALPVPVIERMSRTAAGRTALTSTIYARPGRRSPESVVAETLALRHSPGFEQTLAAGREVLFTDDVPGVAVTVAWGSRDRLLLRRQGVRAKHAVPGARLVRLPGCGHVPMNDDPALVARVILDTSRPVATSTPAQAQHA